TCAGCGGCAGCGTCTACGGCGGGGCGACGGATCTGGCGCTGGCGTGCGACTTTCGCCTCGGGGTGGAGGGTATGCAGGTGCGCGTGCCGGCGGCGGCGCTGGGCCTGCACTACTACACGAGTGGCCTGCGGCGTGCGGTGGCGACGCTGGGCCTGCAAGCGACGCGGCGCCTGTTCCTGGCCGGCGAGACGCTGCAGGCCGATGCGCTCCTCGCCCTGGGGTTCGTGGACACGCTGGTCGCCCCCGACCGGCTGCCCGCCGCGGTGGCCGAGCGCGCGGCGCAGCTGGCGGCCCTCGCACCGCTGGCCGTGCAGGGGATGAAGCGCACGCTGGCCGAGCTGGCCCTAAGTGAGGAGCGCGCCGCCGAGTGGCGTGCGCGCGAAGTGGCGACGCACGCGAGCCGCGACTTTGCCGAGGGGCGACGGGCGTTCGCGGAACGCCGCACGCCGTGTTTCACGGGGGCGTGAGCCGGACAGCGCCTAGGCGGGCGCACCGCGGCGAGTGCTTCGGCCGCGCGTGTGCCCCGATCAATCCCCGCGCGCGCCCAGCCGCTGTGACAGGCGTTGCGCGGTGTCCTTCAGTGTCACCGCCTGCGCGCTGTCCGCTCCCAGGTCGAGCAGTGCGCTCGGCCCGATCGCGGCGATCGCCAGCGCCAGCCGTCCGAAACCGTCGAACACCGGCACCGCCATCGCGCTGATGCCGGGCAGCAGCTCGTCGCGCACGCGGCTGAGGCGCTCGTGGCGGATCGCCTCCAGCTCGCGCCGGAACGCCGCGTCGCGCAGCGCGTCGGCCTCGCCCTCGCGCGCGAGCGCCTCGGCCACCGCCGCGGCGGGGGCGAAGGCGGCAAAGATCTTGCCCGTGCCGGTGTGGCGCAGCGACGCCGGTGTGCCGTGCCGCATCGCCACGTGCACCGGGGTGGGGCCGTGCTCCACGTGGACGATGATCGGCCCCACCGGCCCCCACACCGCGGCCGACACCGTGCAGCCCACCGCCTGCGCCAACGCCGGCAGCTCCGCCACCGAGAGCCGTACCGGGTCGACCTGCTGCAGGCCGATGAGGCCAAGCTGCAACGCCAGCGGCCCGAGGCCGTAGTGGCCACTCACCGGGTCCTGCTCGATCAGCCCGATCTTGCCGAAGCTCACCAGATACGGGTGCGCCTTCGCGGGGGTCATGCCCGCGGCGCGCGCCAGATCTTTGAGCGGCAGCGCGGTGCCCGCGCGTGCCAGTGCCTTGAGCAGCTGGCCGCCGACCTCGACGCTCTGGATGCCGCGCGACGCGCGCGCGGGGGCCTCTTCGTCGTCGGTGCCGTTCGTCGGGCGCAGGGGGCGTTCAAGGCGATGCATGGGCAGCATTGTCGGGCGCGCGCGTGCCGGATCCGGCGCGTCGCGGCTAGGGGTTTTTACTTAGTCAAATTCGTTAGACATGGTACAACGTTGTGCCGTATGATCCACGTTGTTGTATGACAAACGCGTTTGCTATGAACGAACACACGCGCGTTTTCCTCCCCGGAGTTTCCCGATGAGCACCAAAGCCTTCGCCAGCCAGGCCGACCTGCAGGATAAGCAGGTCAGCTTCACCCGGCTGTCCGACCACGCCTACGCCTACACCGCCGAGGGCGACCCCAACACCGGCGTCATCATCGGCGACAACGCGGTGATGGTGATCGACACCCAGGCCACCCCCGTGATGGCGCAGGACGTCATCCGCCGCATCCGCGAGGTCACGGACAAGCCGATCAAATACGTGGTGCTGTCGCACTACCACGCGGTGCGTGTGCTGGGCGCCAGCGCCTACGGGGCCGAGCACATCATCGCCAGCCAGGACACCTACGACCTCATCGTCGAGCGCGGTGAAGCCGACAAGGCCAGCGAGATCGGGCGCTTCCCGCGGCTGTTCCGCGCGGTCGAATCGGTGCCGCCCGGGCTGACGTGGCCGACCATCACCTTCACTGGCAAGATGACGATCTGGCTCGGTAAGCTGGAAGTGCAACTGCTGCAGCTCGGGCGTGGCCACACCAAGGGCGACACCGTCGCGTGGCTGCCGCAGGAGAAGATCCTGTTCTCGGGCGACCTGGTCGAGTTCGACGCCACGTCCTACGCAGGGGACGCGTACTTCGCCGACTGGCCGCAGACGCTGGACCGCATCGCGGCGCTGCAGCCGCAAAAGCTCGTGCCCGGGCGCGGCGCGGCGCTGACGACGCCGGAGCAGGTGCAGGCGGGGCTCGCCGGCACGCGGGCGTTCATCTCCGACGTGCGCGCCTGTGTGCAGGAGGGCGTCGCCGCCGGCAAGGACCTCAAGACCGTCTACCGCGAGACCTACGAGCGGCTCAAGCCCAAATACGGGCACTGGGTGATCTTCGATCACTGCATGCCGTTCGACGTGACGCGCTGCTACGACGAAGTCACGCAATACCCCGACCCCCGCATCTGGACCGCCGAGCGCGACCGCCAGATGTGGGCGGCGCTCGAAGGCTGACCACGTGCCGGCTTCACGACCCCTAACGCACAGGAGCCCCCGCTATGCTGCAAATTCAACGCATCCACCACGTCGCGTACCGTTGCAAGGACGCCAAGGAAACCGTCGAGTGGTACGTCAAGCACCTCAACATGAAATTCGTGCTGGCGATCGCCGAGGACCAGGTGCCCTCGACCAAGGCGCCCGATCCCTACATGCACGTCTTTCTGGACGCGGGGCAGGGCAACGTCCTGGCGTTCTTCGAGCTGCCCAACTCGCCCGCGATGGGGCGTGACCCCAACACGCCGGAGTGGGTGCAGCACATCGCGTTCAAGGTCGACAGCGTCGAGACGCTGGAGGCCACCAAGGCGCGGCTGGAGGCGGCCGGCATCCCGGTCGTCGGCATCACCGACCACACGATCTTCAAGAGCATCTACTTCTTCGATCCCAACGGCCACCGCATCGAGCTGGCGGCCGACGTCGGCACGCCCGACATGTACGAGCGGCTCGACGCCGTGAAGTGGGAGATGCTCGAGGAATGGGCGCGTACCAAGCGCGCGCCCAAGCACGCCGCCTGGATGCACGAGAAGGAATTCCACGCCGTCGACTGACGGCGCCGCGCCGTCGGCCGTGGTGCCACCGAGCCCCCGCAGCGCAGGTTGCGGCGGGGGCCGGGGCGGTGCCGCGCCCCCTGCAGGAGCCCCGACCATGTTGCACACCTACACCTACCCCCAGTACGCCTACCGCCAGAGCGACGAGCAGCGCAGCGGCCAGCGGGTGCGCCACCCCGTGGTGATCATCGGGGCTGGGCCGGTGGGCCTGACGCAGGCGCTGGACTGCGCCGCGCGGGGCATCCCGACCGTGCTGCTGGACGACAACAACACCGTCAGCGTTGGCTCGCGCGCGGTGTGCTACGCCAAGCGCCCGCTGGAGATCTGGGACCGGCTCGGCATCGCGCAGGACCTCGTTGCGCAGGGGGTGCAGTGGAAGGTCGGCAAGGTGTTCTTCCGCGACGAGCTGGTGTACCAGTTCGACCTGCTGCCGGAAGACCACCACAAGATGCCCGCGATGATCAACCTGCAGCAGTACTACCTGGAGGAGCGCCTGGTGCGCGCGTGCGATGCGTCGCCGCGGGTCGACCTGCGCTGGAAGCACAAGGTGCTCGCCGTCGATCCGCAGCCCGACCACGTCGTCCTCACCGTTGAGACCCCGGACGGCATCTTCCAGATGGAGGCGTCGTGGCTGATCGCCTGCGACGGTGCCAGCAGCGACACGCGCCGCATGATCGGCGCGGACTTCACCGGGCAGTTTTTTCAGGACCGTTTCCTCATTGCCGACGTCGTGATGAAGGCGGACTTTCCCACCGAGCGCTGGTTCTGGTTCGATCCGCCGTTCCACCGGCACCAGAGCGTGCTGCTGCACAAGCAGGCGGACAACGTCTGGCGCATCGACTTCCAGCTCGGCTGGGACGCCGATCCGAACGAGGAGAAGAAGCCCGAAAAGGTCATCCCCCGCATCCAGGCCATGCTGGGGCCGGACGTGCCGTTCGAGCTGGAGTGGGTGTCGGTGTACCAGTTCGCGTGCCGACGCATCGACCGCTTCCGCCACGGGCGGGTGATCTTCGCCGGGGACGCGGCGCACCAGGTTTCGCCCTTCGGCGCCCGCGGCGCCAACAGCGGCGTACAGGACTGCGACAACCTGAGCTGGAAGCTCAAGGCGGTGCTGGACGGCGACGCGCCCGAAGCGCTGCTCGACACCTACCACGAAGAGCGGGCCTTCGCCGCCGACGACAACCTGCGCCACTCGACGCGCTCCACCGACTTCATCACGCCCAAGAGCCGCACCTCGCTGCGGCTGCGCAACGCGGTGCTGGAGCTGGCGCGTACCGAGCCGTTTGCGCGCCCGCTGGTCAACAGCGGGCGGCTGTCGACGCCGACGCCCTATGTCCACTCGCCGCTCAACACCCCGGACGCCGAGCCGTTCGCCGGCCGCATGACCCCGGGCACCAACTGCGCCGACGCGCCGATCGAGGTCGACGGCCGCCCAGCGTGGTTGCTGGAGCAACTGGGCGACGGCTTCGTGCTGCTGAGCTTCGGCCCGGCGCAGCCGGTGCGCGTCGGCGGCGTCGAGGCGCGTGTGCTCGAAGTCGGCCGCGATATCGTCGACCGTACCGGTGTGCTCACCCAGCGCTACGATGGCCAGCCCGGCACGGTGTACCTGATCCGGCCGGACCAGTACGTCGCGGCCCGCTGGCGCCGCTTCGACGCCGCTGCCGCGCAGGCGGCGCTGGAGCGTGCGCTGGGCCACTGCGTCGCCTGACGCCCCTCCGCCCGCGTGTCTGTTCCCACCGGAGCCCGACCATGCCCCTGAACCGCGAACCCCACATCGCCGAGCCCGACGCCTTCTACGAGGAACTCATCGACGCCCAGCGCGACCTCAGCGACGAACAGGCGGAAATGTTCCTGGCCAAGTTGGTGCTGATCCTCGCCAACCACGTTGGCGACCGCGCCGTCCTGTCCGAGGCCATCGCGCTGGCGCGCCGACACGCCCAACGGACGTTCGACTAAACGATTCGGGAAGTCCCCGACGGGCGTTTTGCTGGACGTTGTACCCGAGTGTGGATTGCCACACCCCACGCAAGCCTTGACTCCTTTTGACCCCACACCCATGACCCGCAGCTCCCACGCACCGATGCTCAATGAAACCCACGATCCCACCCTGCGCAGCTGGGTGGACAGCGCCAACTGGCCCGGCCACGACTTTCCGATCCAGAACCTGCCGTTCGCGAGCTTTCGCCGCCGCGACCGCGGTGAGGCCTGGCGCGGCGGGGTGGCGATCGGCGACGCGATCGTCGATCTGGCCGCGCTGCACTGCGGGCACCCGTTCGATGGGCTGGCCGCCGAGGCACTCGCGGCCGGTGCCGAGCCGCAGCTCAACGCGCTGATGGCGCTCGGCCCCGCGCACTGGCGCGCGCTGCGGCTGGCGCTGTCGCGTGCGCTGCGCGAGGGCAGCCCGCTGCGGGCCCTCGTGGAGCCGTGCCTCGTGCCGCAGGCCGAAGCGGAATACGGGCTGCCCGCGCGCATCGGCGACTACACGGACTTCTACACCTCCATCCACCACGCGACGAACATCGGGCGGCTGTTTCGGCCCGACAACCCGCTGCTGCCCAACTATCAATGGGTGCCGATCGGCTACCACGGGCGCAGCTCCAGCATCGGCGTGTCGCCACAGGCGTTCCGGCGCCCGCGCGGGCAGGTCAAGGCACCGGACGCGGCCGCGCCGGTGCTCGCCCCCAGCCGTCGGCTGGACATCGAGCTGGAGCTCGGCGTCTTCGTCGGCCCAGGCAACGCGCTGGGCGAGCCGATCCCGATCGCCGAGGCGGAGTCGCACGTGTTCGGCATCGTGCTGCTCAACGACTGGTCGGCGCGCGACATCCAGGCGTGGGAGTACCAGCCGCTCGGGCCGTTCCTCGCGAAGAACTTCGCCACCACCATCTCGACCTGGGTCGTGACGCTGGAGGCGCTGGCCCCGTACCGCGTACCGTTCGAGCGGCCGGCGGCCGATCCGCAGCCGCTGCCGTATCTGGAGAGCGCCGACAACCGCGCCCGCGGCGCCTTCGACATCCACCTCAGCATCGAATGGCAGACCGCGCGCATGGCCGAGCAGGGCATGCCCGCACACCCCGTCGCGCGGACGAACTACCGCTACGCCTACTGGACCGTGGCGCAGATGGTGGCGCACCACACGGTCAACGGCTGCAACCTGCAGCCGGGGGATCTGCTGGGCACCGGCACGCTCTCCGGCCCGAAACCGGAGGAGGCGGCCGCGTTCATCGAACTTACGCAGGGCGGCAAGCAGCCGCTGACGCTGCCCAGTGGCGAGCAGCGTACCTTTCTCGAGGACGGGGACACGGTGGTGCTGCGCGGCTGGTGCGAGCGCCCCGGCACGGTGCGCATCGGGTTCGGGGAGTGTCGCGGGACCGTGCGGCCCGCTGGAAAGTGACCGACCTGTCCGATCGCAGCCGTACACGACCGACCCGGGGGTGCCGTTATTCCATGGGTAGATATCAGCTTGTCGGTTGGCGCAAAACGGCAGCGTCAGGCTCTCGGCGACATTCTGAACCCAGAACATGACGGCAGGCGGCTGTGTTGTCGGGCAATCAAAAGTAGGGCCGCCGAGCGTGACAGCTGCTAACCAATGGTCGACGGTTGTCCGCGGGGCTGGTTGGCCAGCTGGGGGCGCACTGGTGAAGGGCGCGACACTGACCGAGGTGGGCAGCGGCGTGCGCTGCGTGCACCGCCACTACCACATCCCGATCTCCAACACCGCCACGGCGGTCATGGCGCTGGAGGCGCTGGCGTAGCCGAGTTGCGCGGGGCGACTTTGGGGCAGACGATCGTGAAAGCCGTGCCGCGCCCTGGGGCCGTGTCGAGCTCAATGCGGCCGCCCAACATGCCGGTGACCACGTTGTGCACGATGTGCAGCCCCAGACCGCTGCCGCCCTGTCCGAGCCGTGTCGTAAAAAACGGGTCGAAGGCGCGTCGACGCACCTCCTCCGTCATGCCCGCGCCGTCGTCACTGACGCGCAAGCGCCAGTGGGTGGCGTCTTGACTGGCCTCGATGCGGATGGAGCCGTGATCCCGCCCGGCCAAGCCGTGGATGAGCGCGTTTTGCACCAGATTGGTCAGCACTTGCCCCAGCGGGCCCGGGTAGCTGTCCAGAGCGATGTCCGAGGGGACAGCCGCGCTCACGGTGTAGGGGGTATGTTTGAGCTGCGGTGTCAGGGTCAGCAAGATCTCCTGCACCACCTCGTGCAGGTGAAACTGTCGGCGCTGCGAGCTGGTTTGATCCACCGCCACTTGCTTGAAGCTGCTGACCAACTCGGCCGCGCGGCCGAGGTTGCGCAGCGCGATGTCGGTTCCGCGCTCCACGTGCTGCAGCAGCGTTTGCAGGTCGCTTCGGCGCAAACCCTCGCGCCAGCGGGATTCGAACGCGCGCAGGTGCTCTTGCAGGGTGCTGATAGCCATGCGCGCGTTGCCCACGGGGGTGTTGATCTCGTGGGCAACGCCGGCCACCAAGCTCCCCAGAGCCGCCAATTTTTCGGTTTGCACCAGCTGATCTTGCGCCTGTTGCAGGTGTTGCAATGCCTGCGCCAGCTCTGCGTTGGCGTGTTGCAGGTGTTGCGTTCGCTCGAGCACCCGCTGCTCCAGCTCGCTGTTGAGTTGGCGCAACGCGGTTTGCAAGGATTTTTGTGCCGTGATGTCCACGTCCATGCAGACAAACAGGCGTGTTGCGCCGTCAACGGCAGGGATGGCAAACAGCGTCGAGAGCAACCACCGCGTCTGCCCGTCCATGGTGCGCACCGTTCCCTCGAAAGGGCCAGCCGCACCGCCGTCGCGATCGATACTGGCCAAGAGCGCTTCGAACGCGGCTTGCTGCTGCTCGTCGTAAAACAGCTCCACGGGGCGCTTGCCCAATGCTTGCTCGCGCGACCAGCCCAAGATACTGTGCGACGCGCGGTTCCACTCGACGACGTGGCCGCTGCGCGAGTAGATTTGCACCGCCACACCGGGGGTGGAGTCGATGATGGCGTGCAGCTGGTGCTCGCGTCGACGCACGCGGTCGGCCATGTCCGACATCGCTTGCTCCAGGTCCGCCACATCGCGCAAGTGGCTGTGGCTGCGCAGCGTGGGGTACGCCCCCTGCGCCACACCGCGAGCAAACTCGATGAGGTTTCCCATGCGTCGTTGCAACATCGTCGCCGCGCGGCTTGTCAGGAGCGCACCCACCAGCGCCGCAGCCGCGGCGGTGAGCAATACCGTCAATGCCGTGACCCACAGGGGCTCGTAGATGTCGCGTTGCGTCACGCCCACCGATACCAGCCAATTGACGCGTTGCAACTGAACGGTGTGCACCCACAGCCGCTGCGCCTGGCGATCGAGCCGCCCGATCCAGTGGCCGCTTTGGCGCACGGCCTGCAACGCGTCCAGCGGCAGGATGCGCCGCCGTTGCAGGCGCTCTTGCGGATCATCGGTGAGGATGGCGGTGCCGGTGGCGTCGCTGATGAGCACGTGGGCTTGCCCTCGCCACGGCGAGGACGAGGCCAGCGCGGTGAGCCGCTGCACATCCATCTCGGCCACCAGCCAGCCGCCACGCAACGGCATCGCGGCACCCACCACCGGCTGCAGCGAAAATGGCGACAGGTACACTCCCGACCACTCCAGCGCGGTGCGGTTGCGTGCCGCCCCTACCGGCGGCAACCCACGGGCGTCGTCTCCCAAGCTCAGGATGGGCTGTGCAGCGGGCAGGATGAAGGGGGCCTGTTGGAGCGCGACGATGGTGCCACGGGTGTCCAAGCGCAGCAACACCGCCAGCGCACCGTCGGCCGGCGGTGCGGGCAGCAGCGACGCATCGTCGTGCGAGGTGAGGGGAGGGCTGCTGGACGACGGCGTGTGGTCGAGTGTGGCTGCCAGCGTGGTGAGGATGCGCTCGGTGCTGCGCAGCTCGCTCTCCACCACGTATGCCAGTGAGGCGGCCAAACGCGCCTGCTGCTGCTCCTGTCGGGCGAGTAGCTCGGGGAACCGCCACCCCACCACCAATGTGCTCGCCACCACCAGGGCCACCAAGAGGGTGACCGCAAAAATCCCCAACAGCAAGTGCCGCAGCGTCCAGCGGCGCATCACGGTTGCCCATCCTCGCGTCATACGCGCTCCAGCCGCCCCTGCCGGATCACGCTCAGGTGCAACGGGCGGATGCAGTCGCCCCAATCGTCAAACACGATCGGGCTTTGCAGGCCGTCGAAGCGCCGCAGCCGCAGTACCGCCGCTTTGAGGGATTCCCCGTCGGCACGCTCGATGGCTGCGCGCATCAGGACGCTGGCGGCGTCGTAGGCGCGCACGTGCTCACCATGGGGCTGGCGGCCGTAGGTTTGGACAAAGCGCTGCACGAATGTTTGGTAAGTACCTTGACGCGAGTCGGGGTCGAACTCGTGGGCGAGATAGACGCCCTCGATGGCTTGTCCGCCCCAGTCCAGCAGCGGACCCATGGCCGCCCAGTCGCTGCAGACGATGACAGGCCGGAAGGCGGAGCGCGCCAGCCGCTGCACGATGCGTACCGTATCGGCCGTTGGGGTGGCCAGGGCGAGCAAGTCCGGTGGCTGCGTCAGGATGGCCTCGACGAGCCCCGGCAGCCAGTCGCCACCGGGGGCTTGTGGGTCATAAGGCAACAAGCGCGTTTGCGATACACCCATGCCGGCAAACGTTTTGAGAAAAACGTCTGCCCAACTCTGCGAGAACAGCGCGT
This region of Tepidimonas taiwanensis genomic DNA includes:
- a CDS encoding VOC family protein, whose protein sequence is MLQIQRIHHVAYRCKDAKETVEWYVKHLNMKFVLAIAEDQVPSTKAPDPYMHVFLDAGQGNVLAFFELPNSPAMGRDPNTPEWVQHIAFKVDSVETLEATKARLEAAGIPVVGITDHTIFKSIYFFDPNGHRIELAADVGTPDMYERLDAVKWEMLEEWARTKRAPKHAAWMHEKEFHAVD
- a CDS encoding IclR family transcriptional regulator; translation: MHRLERPLRPTNGTDDEEAPARASRGIQSVEVGGQLLKALARAGTALPLKDLARAAGMTPAKAHPYLVSFGKIGLIEQDPVSGHYGLGPLALQLGLIGLQQVDPVRLSVAELPALAQAVGCTVSAAVWGPVGPIIVHVEHGPTPVHVAMRHGTPASLRHTGTGKIFAAFAPAAAVAEALAREGEADALRDAAFRRELEAIRHERLSRVRDELLPGISAMAVPVFDGFGRLALAIAAIGPSALLDLGADSAQAVTLKDTAQRLSQRLGARGD
- a CDS encoding DUF2783 domain-containing protein, with protein sequence MPLNREPHIAEPDAFYEELIDAQRDLSDEQAEMFLAKLVLILANHVGDRAVLSEAIALARRHAQRTFD
- a CDS encoding MBL fold metallo-hydrolase; this encodes MSTKAFASQADLQDKQVSFTRLSDHAYAYTAEGDPNTGVIIGDNAVMVIDTQATPVMAQDVIRRIREVTDKPIKYVVLSHYHAVRVLGASAYGAEHIIASQDTYDLIVERGEADKASEIGRFPRLFRAVESVPPGLTWPTITFTGKMTIWLGKLEVQLLQLGRGHTKGDTVAWLPQEKILFSGDLVEFDATSYAGDAYFADWPQTLDRIAALQPQKLVPGRGAALTTPEQVQAGLAGTRAFISDVRACVQEGVAAGKDLKTVYRETYERLKPKYGHWVIFDHCMPFDVTRCYDEVTQYPDPRIWTAERDRQMWAALEG
- a CDS encoding sensor histidine kinase, with the protein product MRRWTLRHLLLGIFAVTLLVALVVASTLVVGWRFPELLARQEQQQARLAASLAYVVESELRSTERILTTLAATLDHTPSSSSPPLTSHDDASLLPAPPADGALAVLLRLDTRGTIVALQQAPFILPAAQPILSLGDDARGLPPVGAARNRTALEWSGVYLSPFSLQPVVGAAMPLRGGWLVAEMDVQRLTALASSSPWRGQAHVLISDATGTAILTDDPQERLQRRRILPLDALQAVRQSGHWIGRLDRQAQRLWVHTVQLQRVNWLVSVGVTQRDIYEPLWVTALTVLLTAAAAALVGALLTSRAATMLQRRMGNLIEFARGVAQGAYPTLRSHSHLRDVADLEQAMSDMADRVRRREHQLHAIIDSTPGVAVQIYSRSGHVVEWNRASHSILGWSREQALGKRPVELFYDEQQQAAFEALLASIDRDGGAAGPFEGTVRTMDGQTRWLLSTLFAIPAVDGATRLFVCMDVDITAQKSLQTALRQLNSELEQRVLERTQHLQHANAELAQALQHLQQAQDQLVQTEKLAALGSLVAGVAHEINTPVGNARMAISTLQEHLRAFESRWREGLRRSDLQTLLQHVERGTDIALRNLGRAAELVSSFKQVAVDQTSSQRRQFHLHEVVQEILLTLTPQLKHTPYTVSAAVPSDIALDSYPGPLGQVLTNLVQNALIHGLAGRDHGSIRIEASQDATHWRLRVSDDGAGMTEEVRRRAFDPFFTTRLGQGGSGLGLHIVHNVVTGMLGGRIELDTAPGRGTAFTIVCPKVAPRNSATPAPPAP
- a CDS encoding FAD-dependent oxidoreductase yields the protein MLHTYTYPQYAYRQSDEQRSGQRVRHPVVIIGAGPVGLTQALDCAARGIPTVLLDDNNTVSVGSRAVCYAKRPLEIWDRLGIAQDLVAQGVQWKVGKVFFRDELVYQFDLLPEDHHKMPAMINLQQYYLEERLVRACDASPRVDLRWKHKVLAVDPQPDHVVLTVETPDGIFQMEASWLIACDGASSDTRRMIGADFTGQFFQDRFLIADVVMKADFPTERWFWFDPPFHRHQSVLLHKQADNVWRIDFQLGWDADPNEEKKPEKVIPRIQAMLGPDVPFELEWVSVYQFACRRIDRFRHGRVIFAGDAAHQVSPFGARGANSGVQDCDNLSWKLKAVLDGDAPEALLDTYHEERAFAADDNLRHSTRSTDFITPKSRTSLRLRNAVLELARTEPFARPLVNSGRLSTPTPYVHSPLNTPDAEPFAGRMTPGTNCADAPIEVDGRPAWLLEQLGDGFVLLSFGPAQPVRVGGVEARVLEVGRDIVDRTGVLTQRYDGQPGTVYLIRPDQYVAARWRRFDAAAAQAALERALGHCVA
- the fahA gene encoding fumarylacetoacetase — its product is MTRSSHAPMLNETHDPTLRSWVDSANWPGHDFPIQNLPFASFRRRDRGEAWRGGVAIGDAIVDLAALHCGHPFDGLAAEALAAGAEPQLNALMALGPAHWRALRLALSRALREGSPLRALVEPCLVPQAEAEYGLPARIGDYTDFYTSIHHATNIGRLFRPDNPLLPNYQWVPIGYHGRSSSIGVSPQAFRRPRGQVKAPDAAAPVLAPSRRLDIELELGVFVGPGNALGEPIPIAEAESHVFGIVLLNDWSARDIQAWEYQPLGPFLAKNFATTISTWVVTLEALAPYRVPFERPAADPQPLPYLESADNRARGAFDIHLSIEWQTARMAEQGMPAHPVARTNYRYAYWTVAQMVAHHTVNGCNLQPGDLLGTGTLSGPKPEEAAAFIELTQGGKQPLTLPSGEQRTFLEDGDTVVLRGWCERPGTVRIGFGECRGTVRPAGK
- a CDS encoding ABC transporter substrate-binding protein, which gives rise to MRAVSRAPIRGSRRRFLLAVATAALGTVGCGDRPALRVGLLNTFSGTLSDAGADMRDGALLAFEDASPRVAVQWFEYDDEGRVDTLPALARRMQRDRIEAVLGPATSTLSKVWLPYADTHRWLTISPTATAVGLSGHDDHFFRVCSNTESDARLAAEQMARHVQPQRVTAVYHTANALFSQSWADVFLKTFAGMGVSQTRLLPYDPQAPGGDWLPGLVEAILTQPPDLLALATPTADTVRIVQRLARSAFRPVIVCSDWAAMGPLLDWGGQAIEGVYLAHEFDPDSRQGTYQTFVQRFVQTYGRQPHGEHVRAYDAASVLMRAAIERADGESLKAAVLRLRRFDGLQSPIVFDDWGDCIRPLHLSVIRQGRLERV
- a CDS encoding enoyl-CoA hydratase/isomerase family protein, with translation MSTDDTPPLYAVADGVATITLNRPRHRNRLDDGDLRTLQRHVAAADADPAVRVLVLTAHVLPTAPVFSAGFHLGAFGDDAGAAVDAFARAADTLAAARPVTIAALSGSVYGGATDLALACDFRLGVEGMQVRVPAAALGLHYYTSGLRRAVATLGLQATRRLFLAGETLQADALLALGFVDTLVAPDRLPAAVAERAAQLAALAPLAVQGMKRTLAELALSEERAAEWRAREVATHASRDFAEGRRAFAERRTPCFTGA